The Inediibacterium massiliense genome includes the window GACGAAGATACTACAAACGACCTTGTTACTGGTGATATGATAATGAGCGCTATTTTGCGTAAATACCCCGAAACTGCTCCTGCACTGATGGAGTGTGGAATGCATTGTTTAGGTTGTCCTTCCTCTCAGATGGAGACTTTAGCAGATGCATGTATGGTTCATGGCTTAAATGTGAATGATGTATTAAAAGCTGTAAATCGTAAGGTGAACGGTTAACGTTGAGATTAAGGTCATGGAATACTTTATTATTCCATGACCACATTTTTAGAAAGGGTTGAGATTATGAGTGCATTTTTAGGGCCAATTCATTACTGGCTTTATCGTAAAATTCAGTTGCAGGAGGGATTGACGGAAGCAATGTTGTCTTCGATTCCGTCAGAAGAAGAGCGTAATACCTTGGAAAACAAGCTAAATACAACTTATGGAATTGTTGAGCGACGCCCGTTGGAAGACGTGATTGATAACGGTAACATCCACGGTTGGTTGCAAGGCCAAATCGGTATTGCAGAGAAGCGCTTTGCAGCAACAGTTACAGAAATTTTACATGGCGATCCAACAAAAATTGAAGTGCTTAAACAACGGGCATTTCAACTGGGATTGCATAATCCTTTGTTAGATTCTAATGATGCTCAGGAAATCTATCGAGCTTTGAATGATGTACTGCTGGAAGGCATGCCCTGTGACCACGTCAATGAAGTTTTGGAGCAGAGTGAGCAACGTGTTCGCTGGCACCAGACTGTGGATTTGCATTTACCTTTTTGGGATGCAGTAGGTGGAAAGATTGAAAACTATTATTTATTACGAGACGCTTTTGTTTCAGGGAGTCTCTCTGGCAGTCGTTTTTCTTTTCAGCGGATAGACGGGCAGTTTCTCATTGAGGAGGTGCAAAGATGAATTCTATTGAATTAATGGTACAGGAACATAAAAATATTCTTGCCCTTGTAGCGGTAATCCGTAATGCCGGCTGCCGCATATTGGAGGGTGCCCCCATAGAAGTAAATGATTTTAGGGATATGATTACCTTTGCACGAACCTATGCGGATCAACATCATCATGGGAAAGAGGAGCGGATTTTGTTCCGAGAGATGACGGGGCGGCTGGGTCCTGCTGCCGTAAAGCTGATTCAACATGGTATGTTGGTTGAGCATGATATGGGGAGGTTTCACTTGGGTGAGCTTGAAATTGCATTGGAACGTTATGAGTCTGCTCCAAATACTCTGGACAAGCTAGAAATTTTGGTAAACGCCGGTGCATGGGCGAACCTATTACAACGTCATATTGACAAAGAGAATAATGTAGTTTATACGTTTGCAGGACGTAGCCTTACGGATGATGTGTTGCAGAGCATAAACAGTGAAGTGGAACTTTTTGAAAGTCAAGCGGAAGAGAAGGGAGTTCAGGAGGCTGCTTTGAATTTGTTGAAACAGCTCACGGAAAAATATTGCTAATTCAAAGAAAGAAGGGATATGATTATGAGTTTCGAACAATGGAAGGAACAAATTTCGAATTTTGAACGCATTGATGTTCGCCACTTACAAGGAAACTTTTTCCCTGGTTTACAAAAACGTGCTGCTGGATTGGATAAAGGTTGTGGATTTACAATTATACAAACTTTTGAGCCCCTACCTCTTTATGCCCCTATGGAAGCTCTTGGGTTTGAACATTTTGCGCAACAAGTGGGGGAAGATGAGTTTCATATTTATTTCTATCGTGTGCAGGAGACTGAGACGGCTGAAGTGGCGCCCTTTCGCCCCCTAGCTTTGTTGAACTATCCCATGATTGATGAAAGACTAGGCCAAATAGCTGTGGACTTTTGGGATCTTACATGGAATGATCAAAAGCGAACGTTGCCTTATGAGATGCGTTTGCTGCTTTCTCTGACGAATGCAGTGGGTGCGGGGCGAATGCGTCAAGCAACGAGAGAATTGGTAAAGGCGTATATCCATGGGCTTGATTCTGCTGCTCTGGACGATGTCTTTGAACTTCTGGCGTGGAATCAGGGAATTGGTTATTTTAGTTCGGAAATCGGACCATCGCAGCTATTTCAGGCATACAAACTAATCAAGACTCGTGAGAAATCAGGTAAGCAGCGCAGCGAAATTGAACATGAATTAAAGGAGAAATTTGGAGAAAAGAATCCCGAAGTTAAGGTGCAGTAACCCTGTTTTTTTACTAAAAAATTACGGTAAAAGTCTATCTGGGAATGCGGGTGATACCGCACGAATTCTGTATGTCCAGATAGGTGTAAAGGCATCAGCCGAGAAATGAGAGGTTTTGCCTTAACACTAGCTTTCAATTTGAACTTCTATGCATAGTATAATAGGCTTATCTCATTAAACTATGTTGTTTTATGAAATGGTGGGAATATAAATGGATGCTCTTTTTTTATCAAATACAAGTTTGTTTCGTGGAATTACACCAGAAGAAGTGACTTCTATGCTGGGCTGCCTGATGGCGGAAGAGAAATGCTACCAGAAAGATGAAGTGATTTACCGTGCAGGAGATACTGTTCATAAATTAGGCATGGTATTATCTGGAAACGTCTCTATTGAGCACGACGACATTTGGGGGAATAAAAGTGTTTTAGATAAAATTGGACATGGTCAAGTATTTGCGGAAACCTATGCCTGTGCACCTGGGGAACCTTTGATGGTTAGTGCGGTGGCGGCAGAATGCACACTCGTTTTATTTCTGAATGTAGCAAAAACATTGCAACCGTGTCCATCTGCCTGCGAATATCATGGAAAACTAATTCGAAACCTGCTGACAATCTCATCCCAAAAAAACTTAACTTTATCACGGCGTATTTTTCATACTTCAGCAAAGTCTATTCGGGGGCGGTTGCTATCTTATCTTTCTTTCCAGGCGACTCGTGAGGGCAGGCATGAATTTGATATCCCTTTTAATCGGCAACAGTTGGCCGATTACCTAAGTGTAGACCGCAGTGCACTTTCAAATGAATTAGGTAAAATGCAACGGGAAGGGTTGTTTACGGTTCATAGAAACCACTTTTTAATAAAAACCGACTTGGTATAAAAAATTTTAATCCATTCACAACACAATTATATTGTTGGAGCAGTCATTCTTTCCTAATAGTGGTGTGGTTGTATACTTCATCGTGAGCCTATACTTAAGAGTCACTTTTTTTGTTGTTCTATAGCTATCTTCATCTAGGCTGAGATTTGACCTGTTTCTTTTAATTTATTTTTCTGCTTTTAGCTTCCAGAGTGTTTACTATCTATAGATAATTAATTTTGTAATTTCATGCTGCGTACGCAACATGAAACAGAGAAACTTATGTTAAACTAAAATTATTACTAACATTAACAATACGAAACAAAGTATAAATATATGGATAAAAGGAGGAAAATTTATGTATTATTCAATTTCAGATTCATGTACAGTTCTGGGAAAAGTTATACAAAAACCAGATCGTAGTTTTTCATTTTTAGCGTATCTCTTGCGGGGAGAAAAGAATGTGCTTATTGATACTGTTCCCGAAAAAGTTGGAGAGACGTTCATGGCTGAGTTAAAACAGTTAGTTCCCCTTAGCCAGTTGGATGCGATCATCCTTAATCATTCTGAAGAAGATCATAGCGGAGCTCTTGCACTATTGTTGGCTGAAAGTGCGGATATTCCAATTTACTGCACAGCAGCCTGCAAACATCGTTTGGTTTCCCGTTATCCTAATGCAAATTTTATAGAAGTGGAAGATTTATCAACATTAAAAGTTGGAACATTTGAGTTTCGCTTTACCCATACGCCAGGATTGCATTGGGATGATAATATGGTTACTTATTTTGAAAATGAACAAATCTTGTTTTCCAATGATTTGTTTGGGCAATATTTGGGATGCGAACCGCCCTTGGATAAAGACTACACCACTGACAGGGTTTTACAGGGAGCAAAAGCATATTTTGATAAGGTGTTTGCACAAGCAACATCCAATGAGAAACGTGCTGTTTTGGGCTTGGCAGACTTGGAATTGGAATGTGTCGCACCTGGACATGGTGTAATTTTGACAGGAAAGTTAAATGATGTTTTTGCTCTTTATGAAACAGAATGCGCTGTGTATTAATTGTGGTCATATCAGAAAGCGTAAGGTAAAACCGTTGAAAAAGACCTATTGCGAAAATTTAGGGCTAATCATTGTTTAATTTTAAGAGATGAAATGTATTCTTTTCAAAGTCCAGCAAGCCCTCGGAACGCATTTGTGATAATTCACGTGTTAATGCGCTGCGATCTGCGCATAGATAAGCAGCCAACTCGAGACGTCCTAAAGGAATATCAAAATATGCACAACCTTGCTGTTGGGCTTGAATGGAAAGATAAGTCATAATTTTTTCTCGTAGAGTTTTCTTTGAGGTCACTTCGATTTTTTCTAACAGCTGGATATTTTTGTTGCTAATAAGCCTTACCATATTTTCGATTAGCCGATGATGGAAGGTGCAGGACATGCTGCAAGAGTGTAAGACCTTATTATAAGGAAGAAATAAAATCAAACAATCTGTTCCTACAGCAAAAGTAACTTTGGAGTCAGGAAGGTTTCCGCAGGCAAAAGTTTCTCCGAAAACTTCTCCTATTTTCATAGAAACGATAAGGGTTTGGGTGCCCCCAATATCCTCTTTAATCATATTAACAGATCCGCTTAAAATGACGCCAACAGATTTTATTGATTCACCTGCAAGAAAAATAAGTTCCCCCTTTTTGTAGGAACGCAAATAGCTTCCCAGACAAGTAAGCACAGAATCAATTTCGGTTTCTTTGATTCCTTCGAGTAACGGCATTTTCTGAAGTAGTTTAATATAAACGGTATGCACTTAGAGCACCTCCTTGAAAGGAGTATAAATGAAATTTTTACTTGTTGCAAGTGCAACCTGTAGGCATTTATTTAGTGGGA containing:
- a CDS encoding hemerythrin domain-containing protein: MNSIELMVQEHKNILALVAVIRNAGCRILEGAPIEVNDFRDMITFARTYADQHHHGKEERILFREMTGRLGPAAVKLIQHGMLVEHDMGRFHLGELEIALERYESAPNTLDKLEILVNAGAWANLLQRHIDKENNVVYTFAGRSLTDDVLQSINSEVELFESQAEEKGVQEAALNLLKQLTEKYC
- a CDS encoding DUF2249 domain-containing protein; protein product: MSFEQWKEQISNFERIDVRHLQGNFFPGLQKRAAGLDKGCGFTIIQTFEPLPLYAPMEALGFEHFAQQVGEDEFHIYFYRVQETETAEVAPFRPLALLNYPMIDERLGQIAVDFWDLTWNDQKRTLPYEMRLLLSLTNAVGAGRMRQATRELVKAYIHGLDSAALDDVFELLAWNQGIGYFSSEIGPSQLFQAYKLIKTREKSGKQRSEIEHELKEKFGEKNPEVKVQ
- a CDS encoding Crp/Fnr family transcriptional regulator; translated protein: MDALFLSNTSLFRGITPEEVTSMLGCLMAEEKCYQKDEVIYRAGDTVHKLGMVLSGNVSIEHDDIWGNKSVLDKIGHGQVFAETYACAPGEPLMVSAVAAECTLVLFLNVAKTLQPCPSACEYHGKLIRNLLTISSQKNLTLSRRIFHTSAKSIRGRLLSYLSFQATREGRHEFDIPFNRQQLADYLSVDRSALSNELGKMQREGLFTVHRNHFLIKTDLV
- a CDS encoding MBL fold metallo-hydrolase yields the protein MYYSISDSCTVLGKVIQKPDRSFSFLAYLLRGEKNVLIDTVPEKVGETFMAELKQLVPLSQLDAIILNHSEEDHSGALALLLAESADIPIYCTAACKHRLVSRYPNANFIEVEDLSTLKVGTFEFRFTHTPGLHWDDNMVTYFENEQILFSNDLFGQYLGCEPPLDKDYTTDRVLQGAKAYFDKVFAQATSNEKRAVLGLADLELECVAPGHGVILTGKLNDVFALYETECAVY
- a CDS encoding Crp/Fnr family transcriptional regulator, producing MHTVYIKLLQKMPLLEGIKETEIDSVLTCLGSYLRSYKKGELIFLAGESIKSVGVILSGSVNMIKEDIGGTQTLIVSMKIGEVFGETFACGNLPDSKVTFAVGTDCLILFLPYNKVLHSCSMSCTFHHRLIENMVRLISNKNIQLLEKIEVTSKKTLREKIMTYLSIQAQQQGCAYFDIPLGRLELAAYLCADRSALTRELSQMRSEGLLDFEKNTFHLLKLNND